TTTTGGTCTGGTGGCTCCAGGCTATCAGATGGCACGTTCTGCGGTTAGCACACTGTTGGGTGGTGAAACCCGCTTCAAAGGTGCCGATATGAGCACCAAGCTGAAGCTGATGGGTGTTGATGTGGGCGCCATCGGTGACAGCCATGCCGCCAATGCCGGCTCACAAGAATTACTGCTGCTGGATCGTCCGTCTGGTATCTACAAAAAACTGGTTACTGATGAAACCGGCAAATTCCTGCTCGGTGCGATCCTGATTGGTGATAACAGCGATTACGACCAACTGCTGCAATTTTATCTGAACAAGATGGAGCTGCCAGATCCGGCGCTGTCACTGCTGCTACCGGAAGGTGGTAGTGCAAAACCTACTTCACTGGCGCTGCCGGATACGGCAACAATTTGTTCCTGCCATAACGTCACCAAAGGTGATGTGGTAGCAGCCGTTAAAGCCGGTAATCACACCGTTGCGGATGTTAAATCTTGCACCAAAGCCGGCACCGGTTGTGGTGGTTGTTCAAACCTGCTGAAACAGGTGGTCGATCAGACGCTGATCGAGCTGGGCATGGAAGCAAACAATCACGTTTGCGAACACTTTGCCTTTACCCGTCAGGAATTGTTCCACCAGATCCGTGTGGGTGAGCTGAAAAGTTTTGAACAAGTGTTAAGTAAACATGGTCAGGGTCGCGGTTGTGATGTCTGCAAACCAATGATTGGTTCTATCATGGCGTCACTGTGGAATGACCATATTCTGGAAAAAAAGCATCAGCCTTTGCAGGATACCAATGACGCGTTCCTCGGTAATCTGCAAAAAGACGGTACCTATTCCATCGTGCCACGTATTGCCGGCGGTGAAATTACCCCCGATAAACTGATTGTGCTCGGTCAGGTCGCGAAGAAATACAACCTCTACACCAAGATCACCGGTGGTCAGCGTGTCGATTTGTTCGGTGCCCGTGTCGATCAACTACCCGTGATTTGGCAAGAACTGGTTGATGCGGGTTTTGAAACCGGTCATGCCTACGGCAAATCACTGCGTACCGTGAAATCGTGCGTTGGTTCAACCTGGTGCCGTTACGGCGTGAAAGATTCTGCCGGTATGGCGGTCACTTTAGAGAATCGCTACAAGGGCATTCGTGCGCCACACAAAATCAAGTTTGCGGTTTCTGGTTGTA
This genomic stretch from uncultured Tolumonas sp. harbors:
- the nirB gene encoding nitrite reductase large subunit NirB; this encodes MHVDTATDKIVDGEGALHRMMFKDGTHLETDVILFSAGIRPEDRLARQAGLAVGERGGITIDEQCVTSHPDILAIGECALWSGKIFGLVAPGYQMARSAVSTLLGGETRFKGADMSTKLKLMGVDVGAIGDSHAANAGSQELLLLDRPSGIYKKLVTDETGKFLLGAILIGDNSDYDQLLQFYLNKMELPDPALSLLLPEGGSAKPTSLALPDTATICSCHNVTKGDVVAAVKAGNHTVADVKSCTKAGTGCGGCSNLLKQVVDQTLIELGMEANNHVCEHFAFTRQELFHQIRVGELKSFEQVLSKHGQGRGCDVCKPMIGSIMASLWNDHILEKKHQPLQDTNDAFLGNLQKDGTYSIVPRIAGGEITPDKLIVLGQVAKKYNLYTKITGGQRVDLFGARVDQLPVIWQELVDAGFETGHAYGKSLRTVKSCVGSTWCRYGVKDSAGMAVTLENRYKGIRAPHKIKFAVSGCTRECAEAQSKDFGVIATEKGWNLYVCGNGGMRPRHADLFA